The following are from one region of the Actinoplanes sp. L3-i22 genome:
- a CDS encoding carbohydrate ABC transporter permease produces the protein MIRRVGWHLLVLALLIPLLYPIVWLAAASFKPSGEILQSLALLPKHAILDNYAYLAGDLAGVPVWRFFVNSILVSAGCAAANIVSCSLAGYAFARLRFRLRKPLFAVMLATIMLPTHAVLIPQYTIFQRLGTVDTFWPLILPKLLATDAFFVFLMVQFMRNIPRELDEAARLDGCGSIRIFPAVILPLIRPAVVTTAIFTFIWTWNDFLSQLIYLSDPEKYTLPLALRLFIDVTDPNAYGPMLALSALALVPILLFFAAFQRLLVEGFATSGLKG, from the coding sequence ATGATCCGCCGGGTCGGATGGCATCTGCTCGTGCTGGCCCTGCTGATCCCGCTGCTCTACCCGATCGTCTGGCTGGCCGCCGCGTCGTTCAAGCCGTCCGGGGAGATCCTGCAGAGCCTGGCGCTGCTGCCGAAGCACGCCATCCTGGACAACTACGCCTACCTCGCCGGTGACCTGGCCGGGGTGCCGGTCTGGCGGTTCTTCGTCAACTCGATCCTGGTCTCGGCCGGGTGCGCGGCGGCCAACATCGTGAGCTGCTCGCTGGCCGGGTACGCGTTCGCCCGCCTGCGCTTCCGGCTGCGCAAACCGCTGTTCGCAGTCATGCTCGCGACGATCATGCTGCCCACGCATGCCGTGCTGATCCCGCAGTACACGATCTTCCAGCGGCTCGGCACGGTCGACACGTTCTGGCCGCTGATCCTGCCGAAGCTGCTGGCCACCGACGCGTTCTTCGTGTTCCTGATGGTCCAGTTCATGCGGAACATCCCGCGGGAGCTGGACGAGGCGGCCCGGCTCGACGGCTGCGGCTCGATCCGGATCTTCCCGGCGGTGATCCTGCCGCTGATCCGGCCGGCCGTGGTCACCACCGCGATCTTCACGTTCATCTGGACCTGGAACGACTTCCTGAGCCAGCTGATCTATCTGTCCGATCCGGAGAAGTACACGTTGCCGCTCGCCCTGCGGCTGTTCATCGACGTGACCGACCCGAACGCGTACGGGCCGATGCTCGCTCTGTCGGCGCTCGCGCTCGTGCCGATCCTGCTGTTCTTCGCCGCGTTCCAGCGGCTGCTGGTCGAGGGCTTCGCCACGTCCGGTCTCAAAGGCTAA
- a CDS encoding carbohydrate ABC transporter permease, with protein sequence MHTGERPSVAYLFLSPWIAGALLLTLGPMAASLYLSFTDYDLFTAPRWTGLDNYVRILTSDPHFWNAVAATTKFVAISVPVQLAAALGVAMLINRPSRARGAYRSAFYAPSLLGASVSVAVVWRVIFHDWIGQPDRALLALVLLAVWQFGAPMVIFLAGLQQIPREYYDAAAVDGAGPWRTFRSITLPMLSPVIFFNLVLDTIRAFQVFTGAYVLSNGTGGPSDSTLFYTLYLYEKGFVEFKMGYASAMAWLLLVAVAAITALLFRTSRSWVFYGGEA encoded by the coding sequence ATGCACACCGGTGAGCGGCCGTCGGTCGCGTACCTCTTCCTCTCCCCCTGGATCGCCGGCGCGCTGCTGCTCACGCTCGGGCCGATGGCCGCGTCGCTGTACCTCTCGTTCACCGACTACGACCTGTTCACCGCGCCGCGGTGGACCGGGCTGGACAACTACGTACGGATCCTGACGAGCGACCCGCACTTCTGGAACGCGGTCGCGGCGACCACCAAGTTCGTCGCGATCTCGGTGCCGGTGCAGCTGGCCGCGGCGCTCGGGGTGGCGATGCTGATCAACCGGCCCAGCCGGGCGCGGGGCGCCTACCGGTCCGCGTTCTACGCGCCGTCGCTGCTCGGCGCGAGCGTCAGCGTCGCGGTGGTGTGGCGGGTGATCTTCCACGACTGGATCGGGCAGCCGGACCGGGCGCTGCTCGCGCTGGTGCTGCTCGCGGTCTGGCAGTTCGGCGCCCCGATGGTGATCTTCCTGGCCGGGTTGCAGCAGATCCCGCGGGAGTACTACGACGCGGCGGCGGTGGACGGGGCCGGGCCGTGGCGGACGTTCCGGTCGATCACGCTGCCGATGCTGTCGCCGGTGATCTTCTTCAACCTGGTGCTCGACACGATCCGCGCGTTCCAGGTCTTCACCGGCGCCTACGTGCTGAGCAACGGCACCGGCGGGCCCAGCGACTCGACGCTGTTCTACACCCTCTACCTGTACGAGAAGGGGTTCGTCGAGTTCAAGATGGGCTACGCCTCGGCGATGGCGTGGCTGCTGCTGGTGGCGGTCGCGGCGATCACCGCGCTGCTGTTCCGTACGTCGCGAAGCTGGGTCTTCTACGGTGGCGAGGCATGA
- a CDS encoding ABC transporter substrate-binding protein: MAVSRRTLLRGGVAGLALAGTGTAAAGCGDSGDSGKTLRFSWWGSEERAKVTQQVVDLFHTRHPEITVKTTYAAFDPYFQKLATEMSGGNAPDVLQMSERYIREYAERNTLLDLTSHLGGTIKTADLESKLFTQGLIGDKTYGLPMGQTTHVLQYDATRWAEAGAKLPADGWTWDDLRDAGAKVSAKFGPKVSGISDFFGIEDWFGDWLRQQGKDLYTPDGKLGYTEAEVVRWWQLAVEFKDAKALTPPAVTSNTTGTPFPRKESTAEFAPDSTVGMTSWDTYGGEFKLSAFPTAGSGTGQVTQPPMMISIAQRTKSPDAALTFVDFFLNDPEAGALLGMSRGLPANLAIRKTLSGTLTDEWKMVADYEALVTPKLLPAPAPPPKGAGVVKTQFQRIYDDVMNATATPEQAAPRLMSEIKQALGA, from the coding sequence ATGGCGGTCAGCAGGCGAACACTTCTCCGGGGCGGGGTGGCCGGGCTGGCCCTCGCCGGGACCGGGACGGCGGCCGCCGGGTGCGGGGACAGCGGGGACAGCGGCAAGACGCTGCGGTTCTCCTGGTGGGGCAGCGAGGAGCGGGCCAAGGTGACCCAGCAGGTGGTCGACCTGTTCCACACCCGGCACCCGGAGATCACGGTCAAGACGACGTACGCGGCGTTCGACCCGTACTTCCAGAAGCTGGCCACCGAGATGAGCGGCGGCAACGCCCCCGACGTGCTGCAGATGAGCGAGCGCTACATCCGCGAGTACGCCGAGCGCAACACCCTGCTCGACCTCACCTCGCACCTGGGCGGCACGATCAAGACGGCCGACCTGGAGTCCAAGCTGTTCACCCAGGGCCTGATCGGCGACAAGACCTACGGCCTGCCGATGGGCCAGACCACCCACGTGCTGCAGTACGACGCCACGCGCTGGGCCGAGGCCGGCGCGAAGCTCCCCGCCGACGGCTGGACCTGGGACGACCTGCGGGACGCCGGCGCGAAGGTGAGCGCGAAGTTCGGCCCGAAGGTCAGCGGGATCAGCGACTTCTTCGGCATCGAGGACTGGTTCGGAGACTGGCTGCGCCAGCAGGGCAAGGACCTCTACACGCCGGACGGCAAGCTCGGCTACACCGAGGCCGAGGTGGTCCGCTGGTGGCAGCTGGCGGTCGAGTTCAAGGACGCGAAGGCGCTCACCCCGCCCGCGGTCACCAGCAACACCACCGGCACGCCGTTCCCGCGCAAGGAGTCGACCGCCGAGTTCGCGCCGGACTCGACGGTCGGGATGACTTCGTGGGACACCTACGGCGGGGAGTTCAAGCTCTCCGCGTTCCCGACCGCCGGCAGCGGGACCGGCCAGGTCACCCAGCCGCCCATGATGATCAGCATCGCGCAGCGGACGAAGAGCCCGGACGCCGCGCTGACCTTCGTGGACTTCTTCCTCAACGACCCGGAGGCCGGCGCGCTGCTCGGGATGAGCCGCGGCCTGCCGGCCAACCTGGCGATCCGCAAGACGTTGAGCGGGACGCTGACCGACGAGTGGAAGATGGTCGCCGACTACGAGGCCCTGGTCACCCCGAAGCTGCTGCCGGCGCCCGCGCCGCCGCCGAAGGGCGCGGGCGTGGTGAAGACCCAGTTCCAGCGGATCTACGACGACGTGATGAACGCGACGGCCACGCCGGAGCAGGCCGCGCCCCGGCTGATGAGCGAGATCAAGCAAGCGCTCGGGGCCTGA